A single genomic interval of Penaeus vannamei isolate JL-2024 chromosome 33, ASM4276789v1, whole genome shotgun sequence harbors:
- the LOC113814547 gene encoding glutamate receptor-like translates to MDEENRCIRIAAVSSPPLVTVADGGPPYVITGIMAELFPVLMAYLGRCYVWVVPEPRVYGYKLPNGSWEGVIGLVARGEADLSVPLSITTERLAAVDFTEPVFIDEFAIAYKLPSLKSDIRGFIKPFSPVLWLLMLLAAIIVCVSTWFVLRSYAAHGTRLMKDRKRRDSRGDNARERAVERSLLWTMCHLINQPVPWEPTGYAPRILGGLWLLVAFILGVVYRGNLKAMLILPTLELPFNNLQELADSDEVIWSPGSHIAHQLLMAAPPDSLYGSLAKKTFVELNIPAGIQRTYQGKHAVITLMSAIIASSHDTFSKTGNCKIFVLPERFLRTTSMGILTGKGSNLKPKLDKAIKWIKEFGITEQLIRNKFSNGTNCVKPPTSNTGSQGLRALDIVDFFGVFVIYISGILLSGGVFVAEIIVKKMDSRDHRGTGTSSRELRGKQKRDDTLAESARKIWSKPVKYTCTAKTFILIHTFRNRNEQYSSEISGKRQDT, encoded by the exons ATGGACGAAGAAAACCGCTGCATAAGAATCGCAGCTGTTTCG agtcCCCCCCTCGTGACCGTGGCGGATGGCGGTCCTCCCTACGTCATCACAGGCATCATGGCGGAGCTCTTCCCTGTGCTCATGGCTTACCTCGGCCGCTG CTACGTGTGGGTGGTTCCTGAGCCGAGGGTCTACGGCTACAAGCTCCCGAACGGGTCTTGGGAGGGCGTGATCGGTCTCGTTGCACGCGGG GAAGCCGACCTCTCCGTCCCGCTCAGCATCACCACGGAGCGACTCGCGGCCGTCGACTTCACGGAGCCTGTCTTCATCGACGAGTTCGCCATCGCCTACAAGCTGCCGAGCCTCAAGTCCGACATCAGGGGCTTCATCAAGCCCTTTTCGCCCGTC TTGTGGCTCCTGATGCTTCTCGCTGCCATAATCGTCTGTGTCTCGACCTGGTTCGTCCTGCGCTCATACGCTGCCCATGGCACCCGCCT gatgaaagacagaaaacgacGTGATTCAAGGGGAGACAATGCTAGAGAGAGGGCAGTTGAGAGGTCCCTGCTGTGGACTATGTGCCATTTGATCAACCAAC ctgTCCCCTGGGAGCCCACAGGGTACGCCCCAAGGATCCTGGGCGGCCTGTGGCTCCTGGTGGCCTTCATCCTGGGCGTGGTGTACCGGGGCAACCTCAAGGCCATGCTCATCCTGCCGACGCTGGAGCTGCCCTTCAACAACCTGCAGGAGCTGGCCGACTCCGACGAGGTCATCTGGTCTCCCGGAAGCCATATAGCCCATCAGTTGCTCATG gcTGCCCCGCCAGACTCCCTCTACGGCTCTCTGGCCAAGAAGACCTTCGTGGAACTGAACATTCCAGCTGGAATTCAAAGAACATACCAGGGGAAGCACGCAGTAATCACACTTATGTCGGCCATAATTGCTTCATCTCATGACACTTTCTCTAAG ACGGGAAACTGTAAAATCTTTGTTCTTCCGGAACGTTTTCTAAGAACCACAAGCATGGGAATCCTCACTGGAAAAGGAAGCAATTTGAAGCCAAAATTGGATAAAGC AATTAAATGGATAAAAGAATTCGGAATCACGGAACAATTGATCCGAAACAAGTTCTCCAACGGGACTAACTGCGTCAAACCACCGACTTCGAACACTGGTTCACAGGGACTGCGAGCGCTCGACATCGTGGATTTCTTTGGTGTCTTCGTCATCTATATTTCCG GCATTCTTCTTTCTGGAGGCGTCTTCGTCGCTGAAATCATCGTGAAGAAAATGGACTCCCGGGATCACCGTGGCACTGGCACCTCTTCCCGCGAACTCAGGGGCAAGCAGAAGCGAGACGACACGCTGGCAGAGTCTGCAAGGAA GATATGGTCaaagccggtcaaatacacctgCACTGCGAAGACATTCATACTGATTCATACCTTTAGAAATCGTAATGAACAGTATTCATCTGAGATTTCTGGAAAACGTCAAGATACTTGA
- the LOC113814549 gene encoding glutamate receptor ionotropic, delta-2-like yields MKPEDEPCVRIGVLMDYLSQAHMLRYYDLWFLLHKRYIFFTCKKYVLPISLTRVSNNRNGEKVKCVLANSLSMDSRKNLKKWYHQSSLGMDSKKNFEEVVPSEFCKYELKENFEEVSPPMVVVEDDTPPYKISGFAVEMFDILMKYIGRCYEWVVPEDRLYGHQLPNGSWTGLIEYIVNGEWAIIFYKGPHEKSELCQRATPTKADIALPLSITSDRLRAVEFTEIVVMEEFVVSYKRPDLQSDITGFIKPFAPMVWLTVLLAALVVCALTWVILRAQSKLTRKAESEVTGEMDNMDKVTVLGQRSLLWTMSHLISQRKVFSVNSVIGGLWLLVAFVLVSVYRGNLKAMLILPKVELPFNSLQELARSDVRVWSPGNHIALQMIMAAPPDSVYGLIAQRSYTHMRIAEGVQLVYEGKHAAVTLMLAALDNMDKTFSRTSACPLYVVAERFLKTNSMGLPIRKGSELKPKLDRAITRLREFGILEHIIQKKLANGTICMKPLSHTVTAGALRPLDIVDFFGVFAIYAGESPNEVKSQDTKVRVNIGSQKPTCIRKTQHMKSKAKIRRLESTYEAKSQHMKAKSNI; encoded by the exons ATGAAACCTGAGGATGAGCCTTGTGTTCGCATTGGTGTTCTGATG GATTATTTATCTCAGGCTCATATGCTCCGCTATTATGATTTGTGGTTCCTTCTGCACAAACGTTATATATTCTTTACGTGCAAAAAATAcgttcttcccatttccctcactCGTGTATCAAATAATCGAAATGGGGAAAAAGTGAAATGTGTTTTGGCCAA TTCTCTAAGTATGGACTCAAGAAAAAATTTGAAGAAGTGGTACCATCAGAGTTCTCTAGGTATGGACAGCAAGAAAAACTTTGAAGAAGTGGTACCATCAGAGTTCTGTAAGTATGAACTCAAGGAAAACTTTGAAGAAGTG TCGCCGCCCATGGTTGTGGTGGAGGATGACACACCACCTTACAAGATCAGTGGATTTGCAGTTGAGATGTTTGATATTCTTATGAAGTATATTGGACGATG CTATGAATGGGTGGTTCCTGAAGACCGCCTCTATGGCCATCAACTTCCAAATGGGTCTTGGACAGGTCTGATCGAGTATATAGTGAATGGG GAGTGGGCAATTATTTTTTACAAAGGGCCACATGAGAAATCTGAATTGTGTCAGAGGGCCACACCAACG AAAGCCGATATCGCCTTGCCGCTGAGCATCACCTCGGACCGGCTGAGGGCTGTTGAGTTTACGGAAATTGTGGTCATGGAGGAGTTCGTCGTGTCCTACAAACGACCAGACTTGCAATCCGATATCACAGGATTCATCAAGCCTTTTGCTCCTATG GTGTGGCTGACGGTGCTCCTCGCAGCCCTGGTCGTCTGCGCACTTACCTGGGTCATTCTCCGGGCGCAGTCCAAGCTTACGAGAAA gGCCGAGAGTGAGGTAACTGGAGAGATGGATAATATGGATAAAGTGACGGTCCTTGGTCAGAGATCCTTACTGTGGACTATGTCTCATCTTATAAGTCAACGTAAGGTCTTCTCCGTTAATTC AGTCATCGGCGGTCTGTGGCTTCTCGTGGCTTTCGTCCTGGTTTCAGTCTACCGCGGGAATCTCAAGGCCATGCTCATCCTGCCGAAGGTGGAGCTGCCCTTCAACAGCCTGCAGGAGCTAGCTCGCTCTGACGTCCGGGTGTGGAGTCCCGGGAATCACATCGCTCTGCAGATGATTATG GCCGCCCCTCCGGACTCGGTGTACGGCTTGATCGCCCAGAGGAGCTACACCCACATGAGGATCGCCGAGGGAGTCCAACTCGTGTACGAGGGGAAGCACGCCGCCGTCACCTTGATGTTGGCAGCGCTGGATAATATGGATAAGACGTTCTCGAGG ACTTCCGCATGCCCCTTATATGTGGTGGCTGAGCGCTTCTTGAAGACAAACAGCATGGGGCTTCCGATTCGCAAAGGAAGCGAACTCAAGCCGAAGTTGGATAGAGC GATCACGAGGCTGAGAGAATTTGGGATTCTTGAGCACATCATCCAGAAGAAACTCGCTAATGGAACCATCTGCATGAAACCGCTGAGTCATACCGTCACAGCTGGTGCGCTGAGACCTCTCGATATAGTGGACTTCTTTGGCGTCTTTGCCATCTATGCTGGTG